The segment GCTAGGTAGGGCGTGGAGCCCCTATCTAGAGGACGAGATAAACAGGTTCAACCACATCCACAGGTCTCCAGAGGATCTAGCTGCCAAGGTGAAGCTTCTCAGGAAACTAAGTCACAAGACAGGTGCCTGTTTTCAAAGATGTGTAGGTTGGGACTCCCTGAACACTCTCCATATTGTAACGACTTTAATGGCGAAAAAGGGCAAGACGGAACCAAGGGAAAGATTTGTGGAATATCTAAAATACGTTCAGAAGAACGACCTAGCCTTAGCCGGCGCTATGACTGATGCCAAGGGCGTTAGGAACCTAAAACCCAGCCAACAACCTAACAAGAACGCTTACCTAAGGATAACCGAAGTGACTAAGGACGGGATATACGTCTCAGGGGCTAAAGCCAACATAACTGGAGTTGCGGCAACGGAGGAGATGGTAGTTTTACCTACCAGGGCGATGGGACCTGAAGATAAGGACTATGCCGTAGCGTTCGCAATTCCCACTGACACTGAGGGGGTTAAGATAGTTGTAGGAAGACAGTTGAACGACGCAAGGAGGATGGAGGAGGGAGAAATAGATGGTCTTCCTTACTTTTATAACCACGAGGGATTGGTTATATTCGACAACGTGTTCGTCCCAATGAATAGGGTTTTCCTCGCGGGTGAATGGGAGTACACTGGAACTTTGGTTGAGATATTTTCTGCCTATCATAGACAAGGTTATGGAGGATGTAAGGCGGGGTTAGGAGACGTGATAATTGGAGCTAGTGCGGATCTAGCTAAACAAATAGGTGTGGAGAAAGCTTCTCACGTGCAGGACAAGTTAACGGAGATGATTTTCCTAACTGAGACCATGTACTCCGCTGGGATTGCTGCTAGTTTGAACGCGGTGAAGATGTGCGATAATTGTTGGTGGGTTAACCCAATGCACGCCAACGTTACAAAACATTTGGTAGCCAGGTTCCCGTCTCAGATAGCTCAGCTCTCAATAGACTTAGCTGGAGGCATTGTGGGTACGGCGCCTAGCGAATGGGACTTAAAGAATCCAAAATTAAAGGAGTACATTTCGAGATACTTACAGGGAGCTGAGGACTTCACTGCAGAGGATAGGCTGAGGATGGTCAGACTAGTTGAGAACGTTAGTATGGGAGTAGCTTTCCAAATCGAGTCGGTGCACGGCGCCGGAAGTCCAGCAGCTCAGAGGATAATGTTCTCGAGGCTTTACGATCTGAACTTCGCACAGGAGGTGGCTAAGAGCCTGGCAGGAAGGAAGAGCAGCGTTAAGTTCACTCCTAAGGCGGAACCCTGGAGGGAAAGCCAGTCCGAGACCGAGGCTAAGGAGGCCGGACTTAAGCCTTAATTCTCTCAGGGTGGGCGTAAACGTTAAAGCTCTCTCCTCTGGAGAACCCGATTAAGGTTATTCCCGAATCTTCAGCTATTTTAATGGCGTAGCTGGTCGGAGCGGAGATTCCGCTCACCACAGGTATTCCAGCCATGATAGCCTTACTTACTATCTCATAACCTATTCTTCCGCTCACCTGTAAAATCGTGGAGCTAGCTGGCAGTTCGTTCCTCATCAACAACCTTCCTACTATCTTATCTACAGCGTTGTGTCTTCCGACGTCCTCGTAAAGGTAAAGCATCTCTCCTTCAGTTGAAAACAGGCCAGCAGCGTGGAGACCTCCAGTGACGTTGAATGCGCTCTGTCCATCCCTCAACTTCTTAGGCAGTGAGAAGATTACGTCGCTTTTGATCCTAACGTCTGATCTCAACACCTCGAGAGCGTAAAGGAGGGCTCTTCCGCAAACTCCGCAGCTCGAGTTAACGACTATCTCTCTAGATTTCACTTTATTTTCATTTTTTAAGAAAATTTGAGAAGTACCTGATCTCACCTCAACGGAGACGACGTCATCGTATCTGTCTATTATCCCTTCAGAGTAGAGGAACCCCAGAGAGAGCTCCAGGTCGTCACCTGGAGTTCTCATCACTATGGCAAAGGTTTTACACTCTCGGAAGCACGTGGAGATCTCCAAAGGCTCTTCTATGGCAACGAAGTCCTCGTTCCTCGTCCACTCCCCTTCTCTAATCTTGACCAGGTTTACCTTCTCTACTTGCACTTCCTATCACTTTTAACACTTTTATGATCGCCATTAACCCTCTCTTCACGTCTGGATCGTTCAATTCTCTAAGGATGTCGCTAAGCGTTACGTCCTTTATCTCCTCATCTCCGTTGAGCGTTGCGTAAATCTGACCCAAGCTCCTCAACGCGTTAGCGTTCCTGTCAACTGTGCTCTCTAAAGTTGAGTCTAGGTTCTCAAGAAGTCCAATGAGGAAATCGAGGACACCACTCTTACGTAGAGCCTTCAAAAGCCTGAGAAGGTCCTCTATGACCTCCGCTGCCTCAGGGAGTTGAGAGATCAATCTATCAAAGGTTTGAACTCCTCTCTCTTCCATTTCTTTGTCACCTCTATTCCAAGTTGCCTTCTCCTATCCTGTACGTGAAACCTCCAATTGTCTTTAGGTAAGGGAGGACTAGCCTCAGCGGAGAGCTTCTCTATTGAAGCTAGCGTATCCTTGTACCCCGGTGTTCCTGAGTCACGATCTATCTCCCTTCCCGTTAAGTTGTTTACGGCCTTAGAGGGATTAGAAGCGAAAAGCGGAACGAATATCTCCTCCCCAAAAACCCTGTCAGAGACTAAAGCCTTAGCTCTAATCTCACCTCCGAACTTAGATCGAACTAAAACCATATCGCCAGTCTTAATTGAGTGCTTTTTGGCAAGCTCGCTTGAAATCTCTACGTACGTTTCAGGGAACTTCCTAGCTAAACCCTCCACCCTTCCAGTCATTGTACCTTCGTGAAAGTGCTCTAAAACCCTGCCTGAGTTGACGGTTATCGAGTAAACTTTTTCCTCAACCGACTTGCGCTTCCATACTATTGGGTATAGCTTTGCCTTACCTCCTTCCAGAGCGAAGGAGTTAACGTATAGGATTGGAGTGTCCCTTCCGTCCTCCTCAACTGGCCAGACGAGACTGTTGAAACCCTCTAACCTATCATATCTAACTCCTGAGAAGATCGGGACGAGTTTAGCTATCTCATCCATTATCTCGGAGGGATGAAGGTAGTTCCAGCTCTCCCCTAGCTCCCTAGCCAACAGCTGAATTATCTCCCAATCAGGTTTAGACTCGCCTAAGGGATCCATAGCCTTATAGAATCTCTGTATTCTCCTTTCAGTGTTCACGAAAGTACCATCCTTCTCTAAGTTTGAACAGGCAGGTAGCACTACGTCAGCTAGCTTAGCGGTCTCAGTAAGGAACATATCCTGCACAACTAAGAATTCCAAGCCCTCGAGCGCCTTTCTGGTCAGAGGAGTTCCACAGTCCACCATCACTGTGTCCTCCCCAACTATGTAAAGTCCATGAACTTTCCCCTCTAGGATACCCTCTATCATTTGAGGAATCTGAAGTCCAGGCCTCCTGTTTAGTTTGGTTCTCCATGCGTCCTCAAACTTTGAAAACACGTTTTCTTCCATGGGCTGATAACCGGGTAAATAGTTAGGTAAACACCCGAAGTCGCTCACTCCTTGGACGTTGTTGTGTCCTCTCATTGGGAAAGCCCCAGCTCCGGGTCTACCGTAATTTCCAGTGAGAAGAAGCAAGTTTGATATCATCGTTGAGGTATCTGCTCCCCCCAGGTGTTGAGTCACTCCCATTCCCCATAAAACTACGACCCCCTTCGCTTCATGGATCATTTTGGCTAGTTTGATTATGTCCTCCTTGGGAACTCCAGACGTTGACTCTACGTACTCCAGAGTTAAGTCCTTCAGAGACCGCTTAAGGTTTTCAAGCCCTTCTACTCTTTTCAAGAACTCGTGATTAACCCAGTCGTTATCTAAGATGTACTTCACGACGCCGGCCAAGATTAAAGCGTCGTTCCCCGGCTTAGGTCTAATGAACAGATCGGCCCTCTCCGCAATCTCGTGTTTCCTAACGTCTATGACCACGATCTTAGCTCCATTAACCTTTTGGGCCCTCTTCACCTTGCTTCCAATCACAGGATGGCTCTCCGTCGTGTTGTGACCCACTATCAAGATCAAGTCGGCCATCTCTATATCCTTTATAGTTCCTGAGTCGGCACCTATTCCGACCGTCCTCCAAAGTCCAATTGTGGCAGGGGATTGGCAGTACCTGGAAGAGTTATCTACGTTATTGGTCCCTATGACGCCTCTCGCTAACTTCTGAAGAAGATATGCCTCCTCATTACTCATCTTGTCTGACGCTATGAAACCTAATGCGTCGGGTCCGTATCTCTCTTTTATCTGCTTGAACTTCGAAGCGATAAGTCTTATCGCCTCCTCCCAGCTAGCTTCCCTGAAGTGATCTCCTTCCCTTATCAAGGGCTTAGTTAACCTATCCTTGCTATTAACGAAATCCCATCCGAACTTACCTTTAACACACGTTAATATCCCGTTCGCAGGGGACTCAGGTTTCGGTTCCACCTTTAATATTTTCCTATTTTTAGTCCATATCTCAAATGAGCATCCCACTCCACAGTAGGTGCACACGGTCTTAGTCCTCCTTATTTGGGACCTCCTAGCTTTAGACTCAATCTCGCTCATCGTCATGAGTAGGCTGAAGTTATCTTCTCTATCACCTATCGTCTTTATCATCTTCTCCTTAACCTTCGGGTTGATCCATGTGAAGAGACCGGCCTCTCCCAGCATTGACTTTTCCATCAAGGCGTTAACTGGGCAAACCGTTACGCACGTTCCACAGTTAACACACGATGAGTCACCTATGTTAGATCCTTTGTCCCATACGACTCTAGGAGGATCCAGGTCCCAGTTGATCCATATAACCTCGTTCACTGCGAAGTCTTGACAAGCTTCTACGCATCTACCGCAAAGTATACACTGGTTCGGATCATAAACGTAGAAGGGGCCAGAGCTGTCCTGAGAATAAGGCTTGTTCAAGTAATCTTGACGGAACGTTCTCTCCTTAACTACGGCGTTGTGCAAATCGCAATCTCCGTTGTTGTTTTCACAGACGGTGCAGTACAGCTTGTGGTATCTCAATATCCTAGACAAAGCTTCTCTCCTCTTTTCAACCGCTCTCTGGTCGTCCGTTGTTATTATCATCCCTTCCTCCACTTTCGTGCTGCATGCTCTAACGAGCCTTCCGTTAGCTGAGACAACGCACGTATCGCAACTGTTGAGCGGAACTAGTCCCTCATTGAAGCATACGTGAGGTACGTAGAGCCCATTCCTCATCAATAGCGATAGTATTGTCTCCCCTTCTCTGCTCTCATATTCCATGCCGTTTACGCGGGGCATTTCCCCATAATCTATAATATTTGGCTTATAAAGATCCTTTTTTATGCATTTAAAATCACTTAAATTTTTGTTATTTATGATGATTAAAACCTAAAAATTCGAAGTGAAAGCGACGTAGAGAGGCTCATAACGTCAATAAATGAGTTATGTTTTTATAGTTTTTATAAAAAAGGTTTTAAGTCACTATTTTACGTAGAGAATATGGACTCGAACTGGTATCAAACCCCCGAAGAGGTCAGATTCGGTATAAGGTATTTATCAGCTCATTTTTATCCTAAGGCCTACATGTCCAGATGGAGCGCGCTTAAGCCCCTCTCTTTAAGTTTCGTCGATAAGGTAAGGGAATACTCCCCTAGACAGTATCAAGAGGAGCTGGATCACTTCGACTTCTTTGAGAGGTACTTCATGAGGGAACCGCTTTCAGAGATAAAGTTGCCGAACTCTTACATAGAGTTCTTTGATAACTTAGTCAAGGACTTCGAGAGCGGAGACGTGCAGGCTATAGCAACGAGGTTTCACCTCGTAACGGAAGGGATATTGGCTACTACGGGACTCAACGTGCTCAGAACAGTGGGGGAGAGATATAACCTGAGGGAGTTCTCATCCGGGATTAAGCACATAATAGAGGACGAGGCGAGGCATATTAACTTCGGAATATCGTTGATAAGAGATAGGGATTTTGCCTTAAGGAGGTTAGATGAGCTCTACCCGGAGGCCATTAAAATAGTGAAAGACGGTGAGGCTTACCTCTCCGCTTTAACGCCGTTTGAAGACATAATGAAAATGATGGATGAGTTGAAGAGGGCTAGGGAATCGAACCTACGGAAGATCTGAGAACGTGTCAAAACTTGCTTTAATCCTCATTACGCTAAGTTCTACGTCATGAGGAGAACAGAAAGTGGAAGTGTCTGTAAAGACGCTTTTGGTCCTGACGATAGCCTCTAACGCTGTCAAGTTTGTGATATAAGGTAACTTAATTATTTTTAATCTTAAACGAAAAACGCTTAAATACTTAAATCATTTGTTAAATAACTTTAAATGGATAAGAAAGAGTTAGCCAAGGGATCAATTTCATACAGAGAAGTTGTAGCTCAAGGTATTGGTGGAGCGGCCCCTGCTATGGCGAGCCTCGTTACATTAACTGGAGCCGCAGCGTATTCGTACGGAGCGCTTCCTCTCGCGGTAGCTCTAGCCACAGTAGCCGTGCTGTTGGACGCCACTAGGCTCTCCATAACTAGTAGGTACATTCAAAGCGCAGGAGGAATATACGCGTTCATATCTGAGGGACTGGGGAAGAGGTGGGGTTATCTAATAGGATGGGCTTACGTCTTGTACGCTTTGACCGCGTTAGTTTTCATTTTCCTCTCAGTAGGAGTTTTCCTGCCCGGTGCCCTAGAGGTGCTAGGAGTTAACGCCCCTTCATGGATATGGGCTCCACTGGTTATTTTCGTTGCGCTCTTTGGAGGCGTACTTTCGTATCTGGGAATAAGACCCTCCCTTAGGTTCACCCTGATAATGAGTATCTTAGAGATCGCCTTCATTTTGGGAACTTCGCTTCTGATATTCACAAAGGTTCCACCAGACCCCTCTACGTTCACTTTAGAGTACGCCCCGTCTCATTCGATGTTCAACGTGGGTGTGGGGATGGCGTTCGTTTTCCTGGCCTTCGCCGGATATGAAACCACTTCCGTACTGGGAGAGGAGGCAGTAGATCCTAAAAATACAATAACTAAGGGCGTCTTTACCAGTGCCTTCCTAGTAGGGATAACATACTTGGTTGCCAGTGAGGCCTTCACTGTGGGATGGGGAGTTAACGACATGTCATCTTTCTTTAACGAGCTCGTTCCAGGAGTAGTGTTGGGAATGAGGTTTGGAGGGTTCGTTCTAGCTTTAATCCTCACCGTTCTCCTTATAAATAGCGGTTTGACCGACTCCGTAACCTTTTTCAATACCGTGTCTAGAGTCGTCTACGCTATGGCCAAAGACGGAGTTTTAGATAAGAGGTTGGAAGGAGTACACGAGGATCGCAGAACCCCTCATGTGGCCGTTATGTTCTCTCTCATTTTCTCGCTCGTCTACGCCTTAGCGTTTTCAGCAGTTATTGGTCCAGAGAACGTGTTCCTTGCGGTCGGGATAACTACAACTTTCGGATTCCTAATTGCTCTATTCACAGCCAACGTAAGTCTTCTCTTCATTTTAAGGAGATTTAACTCATTGAATTGGTGGAACGTCTTATTGACCGTTGTCATAAACTCCATTCTCAGCTTCGTGATTTTCGCAAACGTAGTGACAACAGCAATAAACAGTTTCGTTCTGATAGGGGTGAGCACCTTTGTCGTATGGATGATAGCGGGAGTCATATACGGATACGTTAGGAGAGTTAGCACTTGATTAGCTCAGCCAAAGGTTAGTTTTTAACATAAGTTTATTATTTTTCTAGACGATTCAATAATATGAAGTTAAAAGTAGGGGACTTGGCTCCTAACTTTGAAGGAATTAATGAGGCAGGAGAGAAGGTCAGCCTCTCAGACTTTAAAGGTAAGTACGTTGTCCTTTACTTTTATCCTAAAGACGACACACCTGGTTGTAGGGCGGAGGCTCTAAGCTTTAAGGAGAACTGGGATGAGATAATTAAGAGAGGGGCTGT is part of the Metallosphaera cuprina Ar-4 genome and harbors:
- a CDS encoding 4-hydroxyphenylacetate 3-hydroxylase family protein → MVVRTGEQYLQSISQRSKVEIYVMGREVKDVTKHPFLKPSVMSFKATFDAAWQEDTKELGRAWSPYLEDEINRFNHIHRSPEDLAAKVKLLRKLSHKTGACFQRCVGWDSLNTLHIVTTLMAKKGKTEPRERFVEYLKYVQKNDLALAGAMTDAKGVRNLKPSQQPNKNAYLRITEVTKDGIYVSGAKANITGVAATEEMVVLPTRAMGPEDKDYAVAFAIPTDTEGVKIVVGRQLNDARRMEEGEIDGLPYFYNHEGLVIFDNVFVPMNRVFLAGEWEYTGTLVEIFSAYHRQGYGGCKAGLGDVIIGASADLAKQIGVEKASHVQDKLTEMIFLTETMYSAGIAASLNAVKMCDNCWWVNPMHANVTKHLVARFPSQIAQLSIDLAGGIVGTAPSEWDLKNPKLKEYISRYLQGAEDFTAEDRLRMVRLVENVSMGVAFQIESVHGAGSPAAQRIMFSRLYDLNFAQEVAKSLAGRKSSVKFTPKAEPWRESQSETEAKEAGLKP
- the fdhD gene encoding formate dehydrogenase accessory sulfurtransferase FdhD; the encoded protein is MQVEKVNLVKIREGEWTRNEDFVAIEEPLEISTCFRECKTFAIVMRTPGDDLELSLGFLYSEGIIDRYDDVVSVEVRSGTSQIFLKNENKVKSREIVVNSSCGVCGRALLYALEVLRSDVRIKSDVIFSLPKKLRDGQSAFNVTGGLHAAGLFSTEGEMLYLYEDVGRHNAVDKIVGRLLMRNELPASSTILQVSGRIGYEIVSKAIMAGIPVVSGISAPTSYAIKIAEDSGITLIGFSRGESFNVYAHPERIKA
- a CDS encoding DUF1641 domain-containing protein, producing MEERGVQTFDRLISQLPEAAEVIEDLLRLLKALRKSGVLDFLIGLLENLDSTLESTVDRNANALRSLGQIYATLNGDEEIKDVTLSDILRELNDPDVKRGLMAIIKVLKVIGSASREGKPGQD
- the fdhF gene encoding formate dehydrogenase subunit alpha, with the protein product MPRVNGMEYESREGETILSLLMRNGLYVPHVCFNEGLVPLNSCDTCVVSANGRLVRACSTKVEEGMIITTDDQRAVEKRREALSRILRYHKLYCTVCENNNGDCDLHNAVVKERTFRQDYLNKPYSQDSSGPFYVYDPNQCILCGRCVEACQDFAVNEVIWINWDLDPPRVVWDKGSNIGDSSCVNCGTCVTVCPVNALMEKSMLGEAGLFTWINPKVKEKMIKTIGDREDNFSLLMTMSEIESKARRSQIRRTKTVCTYCGVGCSFEIWTKNRKILKVEPKPESPANGILTCVKGKFGWDFVNSKDRLTKPLIREGDHFREASWEEAIRLIASKFKQIKERYGPDALGFIASDKMSNEEAYLLQKLARGVIGTNNVDNSSRYCQSPATIGLWRTVGIGADSGTIKDIEMADLILIVGHNTTESHPVIGSKVKRAQKVNGAKIVVIDVRKHEIAERADLFIRPKPGNDALILAGVVKYILDNDWVNHEFLKRVEGLENLKRSLKDLTLEYVESTSGVPKEDIIKLAKMIHEAKGVVVLWGMGVTQHLGGADTSTMISNLLLLTGNYGRPGAGAFPMRGHNNVQGVSDFGCLPNYLPGYQPMEENVFSKFEDAWRTKLNRRPGLQIPQMIEGILEGKVHGLYIVGEDTVMVDCGTPLTRKALEGLEFLVVQDMFLTETAKLADVVLPACSNLEKDGTFVNTERRIQRFYKAMDPLGESKPDWEIIQLLARELGESWNYLHPSEIMDEIAKLVPIFSGVRYDRLEGFNSLVWPVEEDGRDTPILYVNSFALEGGKAKLYPIVWKRKSVEEKVYSITVNSGRVLEHFHEGTMTGRVEGLARKFPETYVEISSELAKKHSIKTGDMVLVRSKFGGEIRAKALVSDRVFGEEIFVPLFASNPSKAVNNLTGREIDRDSGTPGYKDTLASIEKLSAEASPPLPKDNWRFHVQDRRRQLGIEVTKKWKREEFKPLID
- a CDS encoding APC family permease — encoded protein: MDKKELAKGSISYREVVAQGIGGAAPAMASLVTLTGAAAYSYGALPLAVALATVAVLLDATRLSITSRYIQSAGGIYAFISEGLGKRWGYLIGWAYVLYALTALVFIFLSVGVFLPGALEVLGVNAPSWIWAPLVIFVALFGGVLSYLGIRPSLRFTLIMSILEIAFILGTSLLIFTKVPPDPSTFTLEYAPSHSMFNVGVGMAFVFLAFAGYETTSVLGEEAVDPKNTITKGVFTSAFLVGITYLVASEAFTVGWGVNDMSSFFNELVPGVVLGMRFGGFVLALILTVLLINSGLTDSVTFFNTVSRVVYAMAKDGVLDKRLEGVHEDRRTPHVAVMFSLIFSLVYALAFSAVIGPENVFLAVGITTTFGFLIALFTANVSLLFILRRFNSLNWWNVLLTVVINSILSFVIFANVVTTAINSFVLIGVSTFVVWMIAGVIYGYVRRVST